Proteins from one Athalia rosae chromosome 8, iyAthRosa1.1, whole genome shotgun sequence genomic window:
- the LOC125502067 gene encoding uncharacterized protein DDB_G0287625-like: MNTKNSVLRRDIQSKGIVTLPIKDAKPLRSTSITEYGKHRDSVSNAIHPLVKNGTSMINSYIENNCVRIGKETVETLHEPSTSTSVLGPGEDRKNHRQLHMFSSDTISKDPTKSDPPMNPTSNPINDESFSSKPKRPIQIQLNPNIPRQKDAENPIDDESSSNKPNGPIPFQLNSNIPRQQDDESPNNDENNLKNNVSRLNIEISGEPSNNLNNERIDTGIKKLMRINYLDNTENNIRNIREERYDKMINSLRLEHLNQEEKGSVNELIRKN, translated from the coding sequence CGATATCCAAAGCAAAGGAATCGTTACACTACCGATCAAGGACGCGAAACCACTGCGAAGTACTTCAATTACAGAATACGGGAAGCACAGGGATAGCGTGAGCAATGCGATTCATCCTCTGGTAAAAAACGGAACGTCAATGATAAATTCTtatatcgaaaataattgcgtAAGAATAGGGAAGGAAACCGTGGAGACGCTTCACGAACCTTCGACTTCGACTTCGGTCTTAGGACCGGGCGAAGACCGAAAAAATCACCGTCAATTACACATGTTTAGCTCCGATACGATATCAAAAGATCCAACAAAGTCAGACCCTCCTATGAATCCAACATCGAATCCAATTAATGACGAATCATTTTCCAGTAAGCCTAAAAGGCCGAtccaaattcaattgaatcccAATATTCCTCGTCAAAAAGACGCCGAGAATCCAATCGATGATGAGTCATCCTCCAATAAGCCTAACGGGCCGATCccatttcaattgaattcaaatattcCTCGTCAACAAGACGATGAGAGTccaaataacgatgaaaataatttaaaaaataatgtgtCACGactaaatattgaaatttcaggAGAACCTTCGAATAACCTTAACAATGAAAGAATTGATACAGGAATTAAAAAACTTatgcgaataaattatttggaTAATACGGAAAACAATATAAGAAATATACGCGAAGAACGTTATGACAAAATGATAAATTCACTGCGATTAGAACACTTGAATCAGGAAGAAAAGGGAAGCGTTAACGAATTAATtaggaaaaattaa